A stretch of the Saccharolobus caldissimus genome encodes the following:
- a CDS encoding ABC transporter substrate-binding protein, which yields MRSNTLKRIISIIVTILMATTIGALFTPVISQSTSYPQPEGSIVVMPSPGIVWQDNFNPWSAPALPGGMIWLIYEPLALVNYLNGQIIPWLATNWSWTTAYIYVNKSGMISKIPTRALIIHLRQGVYFSNGDPFNATAVWYTIALEQAYPQLGYLAGDVANMSIINPYTLEIVFKPNVGPITLYTVLEQFVVDPNQWGKIFPVEQLPNGTFVGLNKTGNPYTYPNTDPIGTGPYMLYSFSPQEIVLVANPHYWMPGEPRIKYLLYPSYPSNVQADTALNNGQITWGGIFEPDIQQDFVAKNPQYYHYYFAPGDPVMLTLNDLKWPLSDPILRQAISLAINRTAIYYLGEYGYEPPAETPLPLPPQQLSMLNSTVLQLAEQYSPPDGNVTAALQLLESHGYHLNAQGQLVAPNGTVIPPLTIITVAGWTDWDADLTLIAQQLKQIGLTVEVETPPFTVWFSDMESGNYYMGIMWDLITGPTPIQEFEGYLYNYWNSPGNVTPIGNSTYFDLERLNLSIVSPSFENLIQWGWNNFSINQTAYENIINKLALLWIKYMPSIALVYGALWYEYVNDTVTGWPTPQNYYWPAPPYTGLPSTPLPVVLALHLVNQSVPEPWWYYTSQVPQSWYTSNNPFVYQPTSTTTTSSTTTTTSTTTSTTTTTSTAVLTQTSTTTVTTTSTTTSISTITTTVTTTSSNTLLYVAIAVVIIIIVIAAVVLALRRK from the coding sequence ATGCGATCCAATACACTAAAAAGGATAATATCAATAATAGTTACAATTTTGATGGCAACAACAATAGGAGCATTATTCACGCCGGTAATATCACAGTCAACTTCTTATCCACAACCAGAAGGAAGCATAGTAGTAATGCCATCACCTGGTATAGTCTGGCAAGACAATTTTAACCCATGGAGTGCTCCAGCATTACCTGGTGGTATGATATGGCTTATTTATGAACCTTTAGCGTTAGTTAACTACTTAAATGGGCAGATAATACCTTGGCTTGCTACAAATTGGAGTTGGACCACGGCATATATTTATGTTAATAAATCTGGAATGATATCTAAGATACCTACTCGCGCTCTAATAATTCACTTAAGACAAGGAGTTTACTTCAGCAATGGCGATCCCTTTAATGCAACAGCAGTGTGGTATACTATAGCGCTAGAACAAGCTTACCCACAATTAGGATATTTAGCTGGTGATGTGGCTAATATGAGTATAATAAATCCGTATACACTTGAAATAGTATTTAAACCTAATGTAGGGCCTATAACACTTTATACTGTTCTTGAACAATTTGTCGTAGATCCTAACCAATGGGGTAAGATATTTCCAGTAGAACAGTTACCAAATGGTACATTTGTAGGATTAAATAAAACAGGAAATCCATATACATATCCTAATACTGATCCGATAGGTACTGGGCCTTATATGCTATATAGTTTTAGTCCACAAGAAATAGTATTAGTTGCTAATCCCCATTACTGGATGCCAGGCGAGCCGAGAATAAAGTACTTACTATATCCTTCATATCCCAGCAATGTCCAAGCTGACACTGCATTAAATAATGGACAAATTACTTGGGGTGGTATATTTGAACCCGATATTCAACAAGATTTCGTAGCTAAAAACCCACAGTATTATCATTACTACTTTGCTCCAGGAGACCCGGTTATGTTAACCTTAAATGACCTTAAATGGCCACTATCTGATCCAATTTTAAGGCAGGCCATAAGTTTAGCAATTAATAGGACAGCAATCTACTATCTAGGTGAATACGGTTATGAGCCACCAGCTGAAACGCCATTACCTTTACCCCCTCAACAATTATCAATGCTTAACTCTACTGTTCTTCAATTAGCTGAACAATATTCTCCACCAGATGGGAATGTTACTGCCGCATTACAGTTACTTGAAAGTCATGGTTATCATTTGAACGCTCAAGGGCAATTAGTAGCACCTAATGGTACTGTAATACCACCATTAACAATAATAACCGTGGCTGGATGGACAGATTGGGATGCCGATTTAACACTAATTGCACAGCAATTAAAGCAAATTGGTCTAACAGTTGAGGTAGAAACTCCACCATTTACTGTATGGTTCAGTGATATGGAGAGCGGTAATTACTATATGGGTATAATGTGGGATCTAATAACTGGTCCTACTCCAATTCAAGAATTTGAAGGATATCTGTATAATTATTGGAATTCACCTGGCAATGTAACACCTATTGGAAACAGTACTTATTTTGATCTAGAGAGACTTAATTTGTCTATCGTATCTCCATCATTTGAGAACTTAATACAATGGGGTTGGAATAACTTCAGTATTAATCAAACAGCTTATGAGAATATAATAAATAAATTAGCATTATTGTGGATAAAGTATATGCCATCAATAGCTCTAGTATATGGTGCATTATGGTACGAATATGTCAATGATACTGTTACTGGTTGGCCTACTCCTCAAAACTATTATTGGCCTGCTCCACCATATACTGGTTTGCCATCTACGCCTTTGCCAGTTGTTCTAGCTTTGCACTTAGTTAACCAATCCGTTCCTGAGCCTTGGTGGTACTATACTTCTCAAGTTCCTCAGAGTTGGTATACTTCCAATAATCCATTCGTATATCAACCTACGAGTACAACAACAACCAGTAGTACAACTACGACAACTTCAACTACTACGAGTACAACAACTACTACGAGCACAGCCGTGCTAACGCAGACTTCTACTACTACTGTAACTACTACGAGTACAACAACAAGTATTTCTACTATTACTACTACTGTAACTACTACCAGCAGTAATACATTACTTTACGTTGCCATTGCGGTGGTTATTATAATAATCGTAATAGCTGCAGTAGTTCTTGCTCTAAGGAGAAAGTAA
- a CDS encoding sugar phosphate isomerase/epimerase family protein, translating into MNWHIGIISDEISQDFEHAIKVIKELGAEYVEVRNLWNKNVTQLSDSEFSEMVSIVNRYGLRISNLDSFVFKTYLNDEKGYNQHLRTLRRVIELTKKLDINFTRIFTFWYEGELKYYINKIMDRFYNAIEIAESEGVILAVENEHSCMVGNAKDLRFFLDNIKTKWIKVLWDPGNAFVARETPYPYGYELIKDEIIHVHIKDAMVRDGNFVWMPIGKGMIDYKGQLSAIKNKPYVISLETHYRNSNNDAEESTKESFAGLMKILN; encoded by the coding sequence ATGAATTGGCATATCGGCATAATATCTGATGAAATTTCTCAGGATTTCGAGCATGCTATTAAGGTAATTAAGGAATTAGGTGCGGAATATGTAGAAGTTAGAAATCTTTGGAATAAGAATGTTACTCAATTAAGTGACTCAGAATTTTCAGAAATGGTAAGTATAGTTAATAGATATGGGTTAAGAATTTCTAATCTAGACTCGTTTGTGTTTAAGACATATTTAAATGATGAGAAAGGCTATAATCAACATTTAAGAACGTTAAGGAGAGTTATAGAATTAACTAAGAAGCTTGATATAAATTTCACTAGAATATTTACTTTCTGGTATGAGGGCGAATTAAAATATTATATCAATAAAATTATGGATAGATTTTATAATGCAATTGAGATTGCTGAGAGCGAAGGAGTAATACTAGCTGTAGAAAATGAACATAGCTGTATGGTAGGTAATGCTAAAGATTTGAGGTTCTTTTTAGATAACATAAAAACTAAATGGATTAAGGTTCTCTGGGATCCTGGTAATGCTTTTGTTGCTAGAGAAACACCTTATCCATATGGCTATGAATTAATAAAAGACGAAATCATTCACGTACATATTAAAGATGCAATGGTTAGAGATGGGAATTTCGTTTGGATGCCTATAGGAAAAGGAATGATTGATTATAAAGGTCAATTAAGTGCTATTAAGAACAAGCCGTATGTTATATCATTGGAAACTCATTATAGAAATTCTAATAATGATGCAGAAGAAAGTACTAAGGAATCTTTTGCAGGATTGATGAAAATATTGAATTAA
- a CDS encoding GH12 family glycosyl hydrolase domain-containing protein, with protein sequence MNKFVPILLIITILIIGIISLEIINLLNQRSNNAVRYTLFPGYNTSFSIIGSYLSDSEYAMAEIYSKNASLMVSPFLWNVNYALGEVNMTFNKFLYVSINLTGVQKINYNIPVDGYPGLMYGQEYWFPFVTHTEELKTLSLPMLVSNLPSFYSILNYSLYNNTGQIDDFSYDIWLSKNPLTTSLTYGDFEVMIWMYWTENLSSPFVYAGNLTIPTLINGSIYNYSWKVYVLPRTGSSNGWTSIYFLSPIQLKNGVVGIPISYVLKNLNPFLNKIGISIYNDTRYYLDAIQIGMEFNNNLQGNVNVGYYLYSWQILIEN encoded by the coding sequence TATTAAATCAAAGATCAAATAACGCAGTAAGATATACGTTATTTCCAGGTTATAATACCAGTTTTAGCATAATAGGGAGTTATCTAAGTGACAGTGAATACGCAATGGCAGAAATATATTCTAAGAATGCATCTTTGATGGTTTCTCCCTTTTTATGGAATGTAAATTACGCTCTTGGTGAAGTTAACATGACATTTAACAAATTCCTTTATGTCTCAATTAACTTAACTGGAGTACAGAAGATAAATTACAATATTCCAGTTGATGGATACCCTGGATTAATGTATGGTCAAGAGTACTGGTTTCCCTTTGTCACACATACTGAAGAGTTAAAAACTCTTAGCTTACCCATGCTAGTAAGTAATTTACCTTCCTTTTATTCAATTTTAAACTATTCATTATATAATAATACTGGACAAATAGATGACTTCTCTTACGATATATGGCTATCTAAAAATCCCTTAACAACATCCCTAACGTACGGAGATTTTGAAGTTATGATATGGATGTACTGGACAGAAAACCTATCTTCACCTTTTGTATATGCGGGTAATTTAACGATACCTACACTCATAAATGGGAGCATATATAACTATTCGTGGAAAGTTTATGTACTACCGAGAACTGGATCCTCAAATGGATGGACTTCAATATATTTTCTTTCACCGATTCAACTTAAAAATGGAGTTGTAGGTATTCCAATATCTTATGTATTAAAAAATCTAAATCCATTTCTAAACAAAATAGGAATTAGTATTTACAACGATACACGATACTATTTAGATGCAATACAAATAGGCATGGAGTTTAACAATAATTTACAAGGTAATGTTAACGTAGGATATTATCTATATTCATGGCAAATATTGATTGAGAATTAA